In one Candidatus Poribacteria bacterium genomic region, the following are encoded:
- a CDS encoding DUF433 domain-containing protein has translation MKPEQVINQDPEIHGGTPVFTGTRVPVKTLIDHLKAGESLDYFLEGFPSVSREQAIAFLELALTQAIGSHPQ, from the coding sequence ATGAAACCAGAGCAAGTGATAAATCAGGATCCTGAGATTCATGGAGGGACGCCCGTGTTTACCGGCACCCGTGTTCCCGTAAAGACACTCATTGATCACCTAAAAGCTGGTGAGAGTCTCGACTATTTTCTTGAAGGATTCCCTTCTGTCTCTCGGGAACAAGCAATCGCTTTTTTAGAACTCGCGCTGACCCAAGCAATTGGATCACACCCACAATAA
- the atpF gene encoding F0F1 ATP synthase subunit B, with protein MRNTKQGTANRVLYACSVILTSICVNSAFAADVPADGGLLSLLGIDPKTIIIQVIGFLVVLAVLWKFVFGKVGGLLDERRTGIVTQLEQLRTDREELDRLTAETRQRLAEIETEAQTKIQAAIEQGNTERQEILTQARQEAEEEVARARAEIQREKDDAISELRGVVAELAIDAAGKIISAELSAERHQHIIDASISRLPIS; from the coding sequence ATGCGAAACACCAAACAAGGAACTGCAAACCGTGTCCTCTATGCATGCTCGGTTATTCTGACGAGCATCTGTGTCAACAGTGCGTTCGCTGCTGATGTGCCTGCTGATGGTGGATTGTTGAGTCTGCTCGGGATTGACCCGAAGACGATTATCATCCAAGTCATTGGTTTTTTGGTTGTGCTGGCGGTACTGTGGAAGTTCGTATTTGGAAAGGTCGGTGGCCTCTTAGACGAGCGCAGAACCGGAATCGTTACGCAGTTGGAACAATTGCGGACGGATCGCGAAGAGTTGGACAGGCTCACTGCAGAGACACGCCAACGTTTAGCCGAAATTGAGACTGAAGCACAAACGAAAATCCAAGCTGCAATTGAACAAGGAAACACTGAGCGTCAAGAAATTCTTACACAAGCACGGCAAGAAGCAGAAGAGGAAGTCGCAAGAGCCAGGGCAGAGATTCAGCGTGAAAAAGACGATGCTATCTCAGAACTGCGAGGCGTTGTTGCTGAACTCGCGATTGATGCTGCCGGCAAAATCATAAGCGCGGAACTCAGCGCGGAGCGGCATCAGCATATCATTGACGCATCAATCAGTAGGCTGCCAATTTCTTAA
- a CDS encoding LamG domain-containing protein, with amino-acid sequence MKTRALSISALVLFIVGTLAVSSYAILDPDTIVGIWKFDEGKGDTTKDSSENGNDGELKNKPKWVDGKFGKALEFDGSSFVDMGNDESLQFDGNVTIVFWVKPESVSAGRQNLVCKSYGGEGCLTLEPDGRLSFYWGDCGANCQPYVEVRRPVAGTFVDDEWIHVAETRNVDDREYKMYKDGEVTAEDKWAKCGAHPCGDSSPSNLNLLIGFGYAGHFRGIIDDVAIFNVVLSEDEITQIMEDGLEEAFDVSPADKLATTWAHIKR; translated from the coding sequence ATGAAAACCAGAGCGTTATCAATCAGCGCGCTCGTCCTATTTATTGTAGGGACGTTAGCTGTTTCAAGCTATGCGATATTAGACCCTGATACCATTGTGGGTATATGGAAATTTGATGAAGGTAAAGGAGATACGACCAAAGATAGTTCAGAAAACGGAAATGATGGCGAGCTCAAGAATAAACCCAAATGGGTAGATGGCAAATTCGGTAAGGCACTTGAATTCGACGGCTCATCTTTTGTGGATATGGGAAACGATGAATCGCTCCAATTCGATGGGAATGTGACAATCGTTTTCTGGGTTAAACCTGAAAGCGTCAGTGCCGGTCGCCAAAACTTAGTTTGCAAGTCTTATGGCGGCGAAGGTTGCTTGACATTGGAACCAGACGGTCGATTGAGTTTTTATTGGGGTGATTGTGGTGCGAATTGTCAGCCGTATGTAGAGGTTAGAAGACCGGTCGCTGGGACTTTCGTAGATGACGAATGGATTCATGTCGCCGAGACGAGAAATGTTGACGACCGTGAATACAAGATGTACAAAGACGGTGAAGTTACTGCCGAGGATAAATGGGCGAAATGTGGGGCACACCCGTGTGGAGATTCCAGCCCCAGCAACCTTAATTTGCTCATCGGTTTCGGTTATGCCGGTCACTTCAGGGGCATCATTGATGATGTTGCTATCTTTAATGTAGTTCTCAGTGAGGATGAGATTACACAGATTATGGAGGATGGATTGGAAGAGGCGTTTGATGTCTCTCCTGCCGACAAACTCGCCACGACATGGGCACATATCAAGCGATAA
- a CDS encoding ABC transporter permease has protein sequence MNFRDAITVGVKPLVQNRLRAGLSILGIFIGIAGVLCMIAIGDGGKLIIAQNLEMMGGANQIAFWTRTSIWKGPRLVRRTTERYTLEDASAVEAECPDVLYVLPKVEDFNTFVSNRNGYQAKARLEGITADYAPGMGWEVHAGRFLSDSDIENAKQVCVLGANTARELFGEASPIGQEVKLRYHWRQSQIRLRVIGVMATKGMSLSDAYSLDDAISVPLTTYQQRVKGFRYVDYLLVFFRKGAEIDSIIDSVKNTLRKRHRGKDEFIGVWIAKLTARRLFHIQKVMKITLGSLAGFSLFVSGVGIMNICLVSVGEKTREIGLRKSVGAKRVDIFYQFLTESICLCLCGGVLGIAGGWVAAHGMARLAVRIVPVVDAWPVVLSLPWILTSVIFSIVMGVGFGVYPAMRAARFSPTDALRTED, from the coding sequence ATGAACTTTCGTGATGCTATCACGGTGGGTGTAAAGCCCCTGGTGCAAAATAGACTCCGGGCAGGATTGTCCATTCTCGGCATCTTCATCGGGATTGCAGGTGTACTGTGCATGATCGCTATCGGCGATGGCGGGAAACTTATCATCGCTCAAAACCTTGAAATGATGGGCGGTGCCAATCAGATTGCATTTTGGACACGGACTTCTATTTGGAAGGGACCGCGGCTCGTCCGGCGCACTACAGAACGATATACCCTTGAGGATGCCTCTGCAGTTGAGGCAGAATGCCCCGATGTACTGTACGTCTTGCCTAAAGTAGAAGACTTCAACACCTTTGTTAGCAACCGAAACGGGTATCAGGCGAAAGCACGTTTAGAAGGTATTACAGCAGACTACGCTCCCGGCATGGGTTGGGAAGTTCACGCCGGTAGATTCCTCTCCGACAGCGATATCGAAAACGCAAAGCAGGTCTGTGTCCTCGGCGCTAACACTGCCAGAGAGCTTTTTGGTGAGGCATCGCCCATCGGACAAGAGGTGAAACTTCGGTATCATTGGCGGCAATCGCAGATCAGGTTACGGGTTATCGGAGTGATGGCAACAAAAGGCATGAGCCTCAGCGACGCGTATTCTTTAGATGATGCGATTTCTGTGCCGTTGACAACCTATCAACAACGGGTAAAAGGCTTTCGTTATGTTGACTATCTGCTCGTCTTTTTTAGAAAAGGTGCAGAAATTGATAGTATTATTGATTCGGTTAAAAACACGCTGCGTAAAAGACACCGAGGGAAAGATGAGTTTATCGGGGTTTGGATAGCGAAACTGACGGCTCGACGACTTTTCCACATTCAAAAAGTGATGAAAATCACGTTAGGGAGCCTTGCAGGTTTCTCGCTGTTCGTCAGCGGTGTCGGCATCATGAATATCTGCCTCGTTTCTGTCGGCGAAAAGACACGGGAGATAGGTTTGCGGAAATCGGTCGGTGCGAAACGGGTAGATATCTTCTATCAGTTCTTGACAGAATCCATTTGTCTCTGTCTCTGCGGCGGGGTGCTGGGCATCGCAGGTGGTTGGGTGGCGGCGCATGGGATGGCACGGCTCGCGGTGCGGATCGTGCCAGTTGTGGATGCGTGGCCCGTCGTGTTATCCTTACCGTGGATACTCACCTCTGTTATCTTCTCAATCGTCATGGGTGTAGGTTTTGGGGTCTATCCTGCAATGCGTGCGGCACGGTTTTCACCTACTGACGCACTCCGAACTGAAGATTAA
- the atpE gene encoding ATP synthase F0 subunit C has translation MIYLAVLAFGVTLGLPIAVIFASRAQGSATSTALEGIARQPESAPQIQTAMIIGLALIESLVIYALLMFFILQAKLPEGEVLKEMIDADANRVATDVRGEN, from the coding sequence ATGATTTATTTAGCAGTGTTGGCGTTCGGTGTAACTTTAGGCTTGCCGATCGCCGTCATCTTCGCCTCAAGAGCACAAGGAAGTGCGACCAGCACGGCTCTTGAGGGTATCGCACGTCAACCCGAATCCGCGCCACAAATTCAAACTGCGATGATTATCGGTTTGGCACTCATCGAATCGCTCGTTATCTACGCGCTTTTAATGTTCTTTATCTTGCAGGCAAAACTCCCAGAAGGCGAAGTGCTTAAAGAGATGATTGATGCAGACGCGAACCGAGTCGCGACAGATGTCAGAGGCGAAAATTAA
- a CDS encoding RNA polymerase sigma factor has translation MEREDDVQLIHKILSGDDTAFGILVEKYQKSVHALAWRKTQDFHYAEDIMQDTFLRAYNKLSTLKNPTQFAGWLHVIANRLCIDWMRTQKSGMQSLEDTPIEEIEKSSYTHHISEQRMTERTERYHELVKRLLEKLPENERAVVTLFYLDEMSTKEIGRFMGVSVNTITSRLQRARKRLQTDPEFLNQEFFGHLELSDNIKENIMSQLEEIRSRFNAFMENVKSDPASRAAILTEACNEIEAALKGEITPELVHLAVDEIYPYMGKLGMEKRLSLLRRYMNDTLDNTERFWAHNELIDSLAFLGRNRETAEEHSLLYRWTCRHLSDKYVLEAVKLSVHNCWTAEGRIDDWIQLYNEASERLESPEVSYYSRGEFLQVGADVLRGNNRFDEALLEIEKLERANNDLSSEHYFQFWLIAKENRLLVYGRQEDWDRFDQVFTEVNAYLEGELKKRDAGQPVNLDHLWWFAHDVGCCLLWLKKYDEAKRFLQIAIDLEDSNHYGHFQLAVSTWASEKDREKTLHHLKIAQDYYVVTPYNRDTYYPTFLETPEFSDVKDDEAFLKALGQK, from the coding sequence GTGGAAAGAGAAGACGATGTTCAGCTGATCCATAAAATCCTATCAGGCGATGACACTGCGTTTGGTATCTTGGTCGAAAAGTACCAAAAGAGTGTGCATGCCCTGGCATGGCGGAAGACCCAAGATTTTCACTATGCGGAAGATATTATGCAAGATACCTTCCTGAGGGCATATAACAAACTTTCGACCCTCAAGAATCCCACTCAATTTGCGGGATGGCTCCATGTCATCGCAAATCGGCTTTGCATTGATTGGATGCGAACCCAAAAGTCTGGAATGCAGTCCCTGGAGGACACACCTATTGAAGAAATCGAGAAATCCTCCTACACCCATCACATATCGGAACAGCGGATGACAGAGAGAACCGAGCGTTACCATGAACTTGTGAAAAGACTTTTGGAAAAACTGCCTGAGAATGAACGCGCCGTTGTAACACTCTTCTATCTTGACGAAATGTCAACGAAGGAGATCGGCAGATTCATGGGCGTGTCGGTGAACACAATTACGAGTCGACTCCAGCGAGCGCGAAAGCGTCTGCAAACAGATCCAGAATTCTTGAATCAAGAATTCTTTGGCCATTTAGAACTATCAGATAATATCAAGGAGAACATCATGAGTCAATTAGAAGAAATTCGCAGCAGGTTCAATGCATTCATGGAAAATGTGAAATCTGATCCTGCATCAAGAGCGGCCATTCTTACAGAAGCCTGCAACGAGATTGAAGCTGCGCTTAAGGGTGAAATTACGCCCGAATTGGTGCATCTTGCCGTCGATGAGATATACCCGTATATGGGCAAACTTGGCATGGAAAAACGGCTATCTCTACTCCGTAGGTATATGAATGATACGCTGGATAATACCGAGCGTTTCTGGGCACATAATGAGTTAATCGATAGTCTCGCTTTTCTTGGGAGAAATCGAGAAACCGCTGAAGAACACTCTCTGCTTTACCGTTGGACGTGCCGGCACTTGTCAGATAAATATGTGTTGGAGGCTGTTAAGCTGAGTGTGCATAATTGTTGGACGGCGGAAGGTCGTATTGATGACTGGATTCAACTTTATAATGAAGCCTCTGAACGTTTGGAAAGCCCTGAAGTGAGTTACTACAGTCGTGGCGAGTTCCTGCAAGTCGGAGCAGATGTCTTACGGGGCAACAACCGGTTTGATGAAGCACTCCTTGAAATAGAAAAGTTAGAACGTGCTAACAACGATCTCAGTTCGGAGCACTATTTTCAATTCTGGTTGATCGCAAAAGAAAATCGACTCCTCGTCTACGGTAGACAGGAAGATTGGGATCGTTTCGATCAAGTCTTTACGGAAGTGAATGCGTATCTGGAAGGAGAGTTGAAGAAACGGGATGCAGGTCAACCTGTAAATCTTGACCATCTTTGGTGGTTTGCTCACGATGTCGGTTGTTGTCTGTTGTGGTTGAAGAAGTATGACGAGGCGAAACGGTTCCTACAGATCGCCATTGATTTGGAAGATAGCAACCATTACGGGCACTTCCAACTTGCTGTGAGTACCTGGGCTTCTGAGAAGGATCGAGAGAAGACTTTACATCATTTAAAAATCGCTCAGGACTATTATGTGGTAACTCCCTATAATCGGGATACATACTATCCGACTTTCCTTGAGACCCCTGAATTTTCAGATGTAAAGGATGATGAAGCGTTTCTGAAGGCTCTGGGACAGAAATAA
- a CDS encoding AtpZ/AtpI family protein, with product MFKRQLDPFKHENVGMFDLASIGITLALAICIGYFGGKWIGGKLGNAAIGSYIGFGIGVAAGFMEMFRSVARWNRRLYGQKKQDHSTSEETQNSEG from the coding sequence ATGTTTAAACGTCAATTAGACCCATTCAAACATGAAAATGTGGGGATGTTTGACCTCGCTTCCATTGGTATAACACTTGCGCTCGCTATTTGCATTGGCTATTTTGGCGGTAAGTGGATCGGTGGCAAATTAGGCAACGCAGCAATTGGATCATACATCGGTTTCGGAATAGGGGTTGCTGCTGGATTCATGGAAATGTTTCGTTCGGTTGCGCGCTGGAACCGGCGACTTTACGGTCAAAAGAAACAGGATCACTCTACCTCAGAAGAGACGCAAAATTCTGAAGGATAA
- a CDS encoding DUF5916 domain-containing protein yields MKINLLMIAVLVFTIGSQPRIALSDMTVKKELTALRTEQPPTLDGVLNDTCWQDAPQATGFTDERTEKPARNQSVGRVVYTDTAIYVGLHLYDDMPAKIVARQTKDQTRIRGEDWVSFSLDPFHTHQFSDRNFFIVNPLGTKYAHLATGRAEKSEWIGLWKAAAQIVEDGWIVEMEIPWQMLDYPDTTQPVRMGINVDRFQQRTGERSWWCNLGVNEFRENDGHWIDVLPPPRKRELKLLPYLIGGISETETDERAYTARAGADLRYEVTPQLRLIGTANPDFDNIEQAVEGIDFSYGERFVADRRPFFSEGGNVYRLGSFFHSRRIMDMDGGLKVFGKIGKKTSVGTLGTYHRNNQNVILQASQSLTTTSNIRAAFLSNHHRDTAANNVGYLSGDVRFDKFSVRSGFAQSWADESTGRNGYTNVIHQGQLVQPYLSVFFADSDFVNRLGYHPFTGYRGVSLGSYFRNEWREGFFRRVFASIQSEISNTYEGEVFRRDLSISSLILTHSDYALAAGWKGGQFEEFSDSVFSIGLRARASDRFNNVGITYNWGEQAGETIQRISGNLNLRAYNFTVGLSSQIQWHFETRYQQILTLTYDFSPALSLGSRLIWQAEGVNIYFALRRSGYAGTDFFIILGDPNAQEFKQRFVAKVIRAF; encoded by the coding sequence ATGAAAATAAATTTGTTAATGATTGCAGTTTTGGTATTCACGATAGGTTCTCAACCAAGAATTGCCTTAAGCGACATGACGGTAAAAAAAGAACTCACTGCCCTAAGAACAGAGCAGCCACCCACCCTTGATGGTGTTCTCAACGATACTTGCTGGCAAGATGCACCGCAAGCTACCGGTTTCACCGACGAACGCACCGAAAAACCGGCAAGGAACCAATCGGTGGGTCGGGTCGTTTATACGGACACAGCCATCTATGTCGGACTTCATCTCTACGACGATATGCCCGCTAAAATTGTGGCGCGCCAGACGAAGGACCAGACGCGCATCCGTGGAGAAGACTGGGTCTCCTTCAGTCTCGACCCGTTTCATACACATCAGTTTTCCGACAGAAATTTCTTTATTGTAAATCCGCTCGGCACAAAATACGCCCATCTTGCCACTGGACGTGCGGAGAAAAGCGAATGGATCGGGTTGTGGAAAGCCGCTGCACAGATTGTAGAAGATGGCTGGATCGTGGAGATGGAGATCCCGTGGCAGATGCTTGATTATCCAGACACAACTCAACCCGTTCGGATGGGTATCAATGTCGATAGATTCCAACAACGCACTGGGGAGCGTTCATGGTGGTGTAATTTGGGGGTCAATGAGTTTAGGGAAAACGATGGACACTGGATTGACGTACTTCCGCCGCCTCGGAAACGTGAACTTAAGTTATTACCCTATCTAATTGGGGGTATTAGTGAAACGGAAACCGATGAACGCGCGTATACCGCCCGCGCGGGAGCCGACCTCCGCTATGAAGTTACGCCACAACTGCGACTCATCGGCACAGCAAACCCTGATTTTGACAACATTGAACAAGCCGTGGAGGGTATTGATTTTTCTTATGGTGAACGCTTCGTTGCGGATCGGAGACCTTTCTTTTCGGAAGGCGGCAATGTCTATCGCCTCGGCAGTTTTTTCCATTCGCGGCGAATAATGGATATGGATGGCGGGCTTAAAGTCTTTGGAAAGATTGGCAAAAAAACTTCGGTTGGCACCCTTGGCACATATCACCGAAACAATCAAAACGTTATCCTGCAAGCTTCACAATCGCTAACAACAACATCCAATATCAGAGCAGCGTTCCTTTCAAATCATCACCGTGACACCGCAGCGAACAATGTAGGTTACTTGTCAGGCGATGTAAGATTTGACAAGTTTTCAGTACGGTCTGGCTTCGCCCAAAGCTGGGCAGACGAATCGACCGGAAGGAACGGGTACACCAATGTAATCCACCAAGGGCAACTCGTTCAGCCATATTTATCCGTATTTTTTGCGGATTCAGATTTCGTCAATCGACTCGGATACCATCCATTTACGGGTTATCGCGGTGTAAGTTTAGGGAGTTATTTCCGTAACGAGTGGCGTGAAGGATTCTTCCGTAGAGTATTCGCTTCTATCCAAAGCGAGATTTCTAATACTTACGAAGGCGAGGTCTTTCGGCGTGATCTGTCCATATCTTCACTGATCCTAACACATAGTGACTACGCGCTCGCCGCTGGCTGGAAGGGTGGGCAATTTGAAGAATTCAGCGATAGTGTTTTCAGCATCGGATTACGTGCGCGTGCTTCTGATAGATTCAATAATGTCGGTATTACCTACAATTGGGGTGAACAGGCAGGCGAAACGATTCAGCGCATCAGCGGAAATCTGAATCTCCGTGCCTATAACTTCACTGTGGGGTTGTCCTCGCAAATCCAATGGCATTTCGAGACACGCTATCAACAGATTTTAACACTCACCTATGACTTCAGTCCGGCTCTTAGCCTTGGGAGCCGGTTAATATGGCAGGCAGAGGGCGTTAATATTTACTTTGCACTGCGTCGTTCGGGTTATGCTGGCACCGACTTTTTCATCATCCTCGGTGACCCAAACGCCCAGGAATTTAAACAGCGTTTCGTTGCCAAGGTAATCCGCGCATTTTAG
- the atpB gene encoding F0F1 ATP synthase subunit A, which translates to MKKLSFICLVVGLSLAGVAGSFAADNGHRSLLYPISRLLPDEMIPEPTRWHQPDLIPNTYFAVLVLVLFFIFATRKLKRIPEGKGQTLLEVFVGGIMDFFGGILGDHGKKYVPFVGSFFIFILFLNYLGVIPGLQPPTADLNTTLALGITAVLGVQIIAIKENGIGGYLKHLAGNPPWLGVLMFPLEVVAQLSRAGSLAVRLFGNIFGEKAVVIELTKLGLIVLIADAIPIIPVQVPMLFFGLFAGFLQAFVFTILTSIYIVLFIEHGDEAHEAHH; encoded by the coding sequence ATGAAAAAACTATCGTTTATCTGCTTGGTTGTGGGACTCAGTTTGGCAGGAGTCGCTGGAAGTTTCGCAGCCGACAACGGTCACCGCAGTTTGCTCTATCCGATTTCGCGGCTTTTACCGGATGAAATGATCCCTGAACCGACTCGGTGGCATCAGCCCGATTTAATTCCCAATACATACTTTGCTGTTCTCGTCTTAGTACTATTTTTTATTTTCGCCACCCGAAAGTTGAAACGGATCCCTGAAGGGAAAGGACAAACCCTCTTAGAGGTGTTTGTCGGGGGTATCATGGATTTCTTCGGGGGTATTTTAGGCGATCACGGCAAAAAGTACGTTCCCTTCGTTGGCTCCTTCTTCATCTTCATTCTCTTCCTAAACTATCTCGGCGTTATTCCGGGGCTTCAACCGCCAACAGCAGATTTGAATACAACGCTTGCCCTCGGTATAACGGCTGTATTAGGCGTTCAAATTATCGCTATTAAAGAGAACGGGATAGGCGGTTATCTGAAACATTTAGCGGGTAACCCGCCGTGGTTAGGGGTCTTGATGTTTCCACTTGAAGTTGTTGCACAGTTATCGCGTGCGGGTTCACTTGCTGTCCGGCTTTTCGGAAACATTTTTGGCGAAAAAGCAGTCGTTATTGAATTGACAAAACTCGGACTGATTGTGCTGATCGCAGATGCCATACCGATTATTCCGGTGCAAGTGCCGATGCTGTTCTTCGGGTTGTTTGCTGGCTTCCTGCAGGCATTCGTTTTTACCATTTTAACATCTATCTACATCGTGCTGTTCATAGAACACGGCGACGAAGCGCATGAAGCGCATCACTAA
- a CDS encoding DUF5615 family PIN-like protein, with the protein MRVLLDENLDWRLVRYFDADFQVTTVSRQGWKGMRNGELLEQAAAAFDALVTMDKGIEHQQNFRKYAIGVILISARSNRLQDIQPAMLQVNAVLRKIQPRNIIHVTVS; encoded by the coding sequence ATGCGCGTTCTACTTGATGAAAACTTAGACTGGCGATTGGTCCGATATTTTGATGCTGATTTTCAAGTTACGACGGTTTCTCGGCAAGGGTGGAAAGGGATGCGAAATGGCGAACTCCTTGAGCAAGCCGCAGCAGCATTTGACGCACTGGTGACAATGGACAAAGGTATCGAACATCAGCAGAACTTCCGCAAATACGCGATCGGTGTCATTCTCATCTCCGCCAGAAGCAATCGGCTTCAAGACATCCAACCTGCTATGTTGCAAGTCAATGCAGTGTTAAGAAAAATCCAACCCCGAAACATCATTCACGTAACAGTCAGTTAA
- a CDS encoding STAS domain-containing protein: MKTQIRQQNGISILKPTGKVGGRSVSDLREVILPQIEASDTPRILINFEQVNRIDSSGLGTLMEAYAAASRKQGRVGVINVGKHIKNLIVLSRLVNVFEHFDSEDAAVAGLSA; encoded by the coding sequence ATGAAAACGCAAATTCGCCAGCAAAATGGCATCTCGATTTTGAAACCCACTGGAAAGGTGGGCGGACGTTCCGTATCAGACTTACGGGAAGTTATCTTGCCACAAATAGAGGCTTCTGATACCCCACGTATCCTCATCAATTTTGAGCAGGTCAATCGGATCGATAGTTCAGGTCTTGGCACCTTGATGGAGGCATACGCTGCTGCGTCACGAAAACAAGGACGCGTGGGGGTCATCAATGTCGGGAAACATATCAAAAATCTCATTGTTCTGAGTCGTTTGGTTAATGTGTTTGAACATTTCGACAGTGAGGACGCTGCTGTTGCTGGATTGTCAGCTTAG
- a CDS encoding ATP synthase subunit I, with translation MGPVLEVGDRFIRQVYILTICLTIVVGAVLLGFKRPALPSFLIGSIISLSLFWSIEFVVRRLIQPGRTNRTKYLLGFIAFGKYTVLGGILYFLFKTEWMNIYALAGGIALVQGAIIIKAIGLVMSILSNKGSKPS, from the coding sequence ATGGGGCCCGTTTTGGAAGTTGGCGACCGATTTATCCGCCAAGTCTATATCTTAACAATCTGTCTCACCATAGTCGTTGGAGCAGTGTTGTTAGGATTCAAACGTCCCGCACTCCCCAGTTTTCTTATCGGCAGCATTATCAGCCTTAGCCTCTTCTGGTCAATCGAATTCGTAGTCCGACGCCTTATCCAGCCTGGGAGAACAAATCGCACAAAGTATTTACTGGGTTTCATTGCGTTCGGTAAATATACAGTGTTGGGTGGCATACTCTATTTCCTATTTAAAACGGAGTGGATGAACATTTACGCGCTTGCAGGCGGTATTGCTTTGGTACAAGGTGCTATTATCATCAAGGCGATCGGTTTGGTGATGTCTATTCTTTCCAATAAGGGTTCCAAACCGTCGTAA
- a CDS encoding sigma-70 family RNA polymerase sigma factor, with protein MRYDLLTYINLTDEDLIRLTQAGDELAFTELMSRYSPRIEKVIIANSRQRRDAEEILMDIWRAVWENIGGLRRTESFGGWLQRIAYNACKRYYTSGHHSRSEIPHPDLTNYIDQNAVARFRETELLEDVREVVHHLPDKVRSVAVLYYLESWNIKEIHAELGLAIGTIKTKLRQTRELLRKEFGVESERGRTMSYRREESKRLRHKIKVVGVGGAGGNAVKWMIEAGLTDVDFYAVDVVKEALDKHNDATPVRIGMNSTPGYCGADPEMGKKAAEEDREKLHSIVADADLVFIIAGMGGGTGAGAAPLIASLARNQGALAVGVVTCPFNFEGERRAEKAEQGLQEFRENADTVHVVLNQRLLDSIENKQKLKIREAFRLSDEALLRGVESISEFYASTARH; from the coding sequence ATGCGATACGATCTATTAACATACATCAATCTGACAGATGAAGACCTCATTCGGCTTACACAAGCCGGTGATGAGTTGGCGTTTACAGAACTGATGTCGCGTTATAGTCCGCGCATAGAGAAAGTTATTATCGCGAATTCGAGACAACGCCGGGACGCTGAAGAAATCCTCATGGACATCTGGAGAGCCGTCTGGGAAAATATCGGCGGACTGCGGCGCACCGAAAGTTTTGGTGGCTGGTTGCAGCGTATCGCTTACAACGCTTGTAAGAGATACTACACTTCCGGGCATCATTCGAGAAGTGAAATTCCGCACCCTGACTTAACTAATTATATTGATCAGAATGCGGTTGCACGTTTCCGAGAAACAGAACTTCTCGAAGATGTTAGAGAAGTCGTGCATCACCTACCAGATAAAGTACGCAGTGTTGCTGTGCTATACTATCTGGAATCGTGGAATATCAAAGAGATCCACGCTGAACTTGGATTGGCGATAGGGACAATCAAGACCAAATTAAGACAGACCCGTGAACTCCTGCGCAAGGAGTTCGGTGTCGAATCTGAAAGAGGGAGAACTATGTCATATAGACGTGAAGAATCCAAGCGTCTCCGACACAAAATCAAGGTTGTGGGTGTTGGCGGTGCAGGCGGAAACGCTGTCAAATGGATGATTGAAGCAGGTTTGACAGATGTTGACTTTTACGCTGTGGACGTAGTCAAGGAAGCACTTGACAAACACAATGACGCAACACCTGTGCGGATCGGTATGAACAGCACGCCAGGATATTGCGGAGCGGATCCAGAGATGGGTAAAAAGGCTGCTGAGGAGGATCGCGAGAAACTTCATTCCATCGTTGCAGATGCCGACCTCGTTTTTATTATAGCGGGTATGGGCGGGGGAACGGGTGCAGGGGCTGCGCCGCTGATTGCCTCGCTCGCTCGAAACCAAGGGGCTTTAGCAGTAGGCGTTGTGACGTGTCCCTTCAATTTTGAAGGTGAACGTCGCGCCGAAAAAGCAGAACAGGGACTGCAGGAATTTCGAGAAAATGCGGACACCGTCCATGTCGTACTAAATCAACGATTGCTTGATTCGATAGAAAACAAGCAAAAACTGAAAATACGCGAGGCGTTTCGCTTGAGTGATGAAGCACTTCTTCGCGGCGTTGAAAGCATCTCGGAATTTTATGCCAGCACGGCGCGGCATTAA